A single genomic interval of bacterium harbors:
- a CDS encoding type II secretion system protein translates to MLKSFPNSKLYILRSTQKRGALLLEILVATAILGIILSIGSQMVFVSLQSDKMAGERDVAVGILNETIEAIRAIGDGRWQTIFGLAHNGTHYYPVALNGTWSVSAGGSDESILVNGVNFMRYFIIENVSRCNDGSRGVASSTTCSPVGNYSDDPSTQKVVVSVSWSGGEPIVQTEYVIRWRNKVCPQTNWSAGKSFPADPAPSSSCSISPNSYFSDDGNIDNTSMPGAIKLQ, encoded by the coding sequence ATGTTGAAATCATTTCCGAATTCAAAACTTTATATTCTACGTTCTACCCAAAAACGCGGGGCGTTGCTTCTTGAAATCCTTGTCGCCACAGCGATTCTGGGCATCATTCTTTCAATTGGTTCACAAATGGTATTTGTAAGTTTACAAAGTGATAAGATGGCAGGAGAGAGGGATGTGGCAGTAGGAATCCTCAATGAGACCATTGAAGCAATTCGCGCAATTGGAGATGGAAGATGGCAGACTATATTCGGGTTGGCACATAATGGTACGCATTACTATCCCGTTGCTTTGAATGGAACGTGGTCTGTTTCAGCAGGCGGTTCCGATGAATCAATTTTGGTGAACGGAGTTAATTTTATGAGATATTTTATTATTGAAAACGTAAGCCGATGTAATGATGGCAGTCGCGGGGTTGCGAGTAGTACCACATGCAGTCCAGTTGGTAACTATTCAGACGATCCGTCTACTCAAAAAGTTGTCGTTTCGGTTAGTTGGAGTGGGGGAGAACCTATCGTGCAAACAGAATATGTGATTCGTTGGCGGAACAAGGTTTGTCCTCAGACCAATTGGAGCGCAGGAAAATCGTTTCCTGCTGACCCAGCACCGTCATCTTCCTGCAGTATATCCCCAAATTCATATTTTTCTGATGATGGAAACATAGACAACACAAGCATGCCGGGGGCTATTAAATTACAATAA
- a CDS encoding prepilin-type N-terminal cleavage/methylation domain-containing protein encodes MSNFYNLSRGISLLEILIVIAILAGLSAAGAGYFHNTVTTIESQATSKTLMSDIKNVRAKSMAGENNMKWGMRAVNSADDYYEIFSTPTNYIDVLTAVHSTTTLPRGVIFTNPGEGLSKEIIFSKISGTATAMTLGLSSLGDTATITVTAQGTVY; translated from the coding sequence ATGTCTAATTTCTATAATCTTTCTCGAGGCATAAGTTTGCTTGAAATTTTGATTGTCATTGCTATTCTTGCGGGATTGAGTGCAGCAGGAGCGGGATATTTTCATAATACGGTAACGACTATTGAATCTCAAGCTACTAGTAAAACATTGATGTCTGACATTAAAAATGTACGAGCAAAGTCTATGGCGGGTGAGAATAACATGAAATGGGGTATGCGTGCAGTGAATAGCGCAGACGATTACTACGAAATCTTTTCAACACCTACAAATTATATCGATGTGCTCACGGCCGTTCATTCAACCACAACACTACCGCGCGGGGTAATATTTACCAATCCGGGAGAGGGTTTGAGTAAAGAAATTATTTTTTCAAAAATAAGTGGAACAGCCACTGCAATGACACTCGGGCTTTCATCTCTAGGCGACACAGCTACCATTACGGTGACTGCACAGGGGACGGTGTATTAG
- a CDS encoding type II secretion system F family protein, with protein MSIYFYEGYDKDGAIIRGEFDAANEREVVTHLNKRGLTPVSINQIKIGEKEGILAISIFERITPVDIVFLVRNLSAAIRAGLGIIEALDILIEDTKKKILQKVLRTAKSQVKNGQPLSRGFEMNGKYFPPMFLGMLKAAEASGQLDVTLDNLGKYLTKEYNLTRKVRSALTYPVILLVGSVAVIGLLLIFVLPRLTKAFLQSGVELPLVTKILIATSNFLSTYIFVDVGIVAFFIWFFVFFRKTERGRKFFFKILLKVPIASDLVKKVALIRFARTLGGLIGSGIPATEALELSANSVGNYYYREAILKSAKEIQSGIPFSQTFLKYPHLFPHLFVSLILMGEKTGTLTSILATVSDFYEEEVDGKLKDLSSLIEPVLLLFMGLVIGAVALSILLPIYQLVGKFT; from the coding sequence ATGAGCATCTATTTCTACGAAGGGTATGACAAAGATGGCGCAATAATTCGAGGTGAGTTTGATGCCGCCAATGAGCGCGAGGTGGTCACACATTTGAATAAACGTGGATTGACTCCTGTGTCTATCAATCAGATTAAGATTGGAGAAAAAGAAGGAATTTTGGCTATCTCAATTTTTGAGCGCATCACGCCTGTCGACATTGTTTTTTTAGTTCGCAATCTTTCAGCTGCGATTCGTGCGGGGCTCGGCATTATTGAGGCACTTGATATTCTTATTGAGGACACTAAAAAGAAAATTCTACAGAAAGTTTTGCGTACTGCAAAATCGCAAGTAAAAAACGGGCAGCCGCTTTCACGAGGGTTTGAGATGAATGGGAAATATTTTCCGCCCATGTTTCTGGGAATGCTTAAAGCGGCTGAAGCATCTGGACAGCTGGACGTGACACTTGATAACTTAGGGAAATATCTCACCAAAGAATATAATCTCACCCGTAAGGTAAGATCTGCGCTCACCTACCCCGTCATACTTCTTGTTGGTTCGGTTGCAGTAATCGGGCTTTTGCTGATTTTTGTACTTCCGCGACTGACAAAAGCATTTTTACAAAGTGGCGTTGAATTACCTCTCGTGACAAAGATACTTATTGCAACAAGTAATTTTCTTTCGACCTATATCTTTGTTGATGTAGGAATTGTTGCGTTTTTCATTTGGTTCTTTGTTTTTTTTCGCAAAACTGAACGCGGGAGAAAATTCTTTTTTAAAATATTACTTAAGGTTCCGATTGCAAGTGATCTTGTAAAAAAAGTAGCACTTATACGCTTTGCGCGTACTCTGGGGGGTCTCATTGGGAGCGGAATACCCGCGACAGAAGCGCTTGAGCTTTCAGCAAACTCGGTGGGAAATTATTATTATCGCGAAGCGATTTTAAAATCTGCAAAAGAAATACAAAGCGGAATTCCTTTTTCACAAACATTTTTAAAATATCCCCATTTGTTTCCCCATCTGTTCGTAAGCCTCATTCTTATGGGAGAAAAAACAGGGACACTCACCTCTATCCTTGCGACTGTATCAGATTTTTATGAAGAAGAAGTTGACGGAAAACTAAAAGACCTATCCTCGCTCATTGAGCCGGTCCTCCTTCTTTTTATGGGGCTTGTTATCGGTGCCGTCGCTCTCTCGATACTACTCCCTATCTATCAGCTCGTAGGTAAATTTACTTAG
- a CDS encoding GspE/PulE family protein → MHITTDNLKKILNESGVVTDKDFELARDESFKTGREIPEILMGKGYISEEYLSEVLSPYFEVPLINLKKVNIPQKTLELVSENYAKSKSVIAFEHDVTKKILKIAMLDPLDLDTIEFLRAKLGVWIETHLMTITSFKYGLRQYKKKIGVGFNQTISENIEKSLLIAVSSDTDLAKTASAVPIVAILDNIVEHAAVLNASDIHFEPLEKALLVRFRIDGIMQEILALPKTIAPILVARVKILGNLQIDEHRTPQDGRFRFEIEDGTAIDIRTNIMPIFHGEKVEMRLLKNSARPLTLDDLGVPEKMQTRIDEEIKKPHGMILVTGPTGHGKTTTLYAMLNILNTTKVNITTIEDPIEYQVSGINQTQVNSKSGITFANGLRALLRQNPDIIMIGEIRDNETVEIAVHAALTGHLVLSSLHTNDAPSALPRLLDMGAPAFLLSSTVNLVIAQRLVRRICTSCVESYPIPAEINHLIVGEIKTLGEGNIKNTPTTLYRGKGCKVCGNTGFTGQIGIFELFQVSNAIRELLMKVATVGEIRKVAIREGMVTMFEDGLGKVERGMTTIEEILRVVRE, encoded by the coding sequence ATGCACATTACCACCGACAACCTAAAAAAAATACTAAATGAATCCGGCGTGGTGACTGATAAGGATTTTGAATTGGCTCGTGATGAGTCATTTAAAACAGGACGCGAAATTCCCGAGATTCTCATGGGGAAAGGATATATTTCAGAGGAATACTTATCGGAAGTTCTTTCTCCATATTTTGAAGTTCCACTCATAAACCTTAAAAAGGTCAATATTCCACAAAAGACACTTGAGCTTGTTTCAGAAAATTACGCTAAATCAAAGAGCGTTATTGCTTTTGAGCATGATGTGACTAAAAAAATTCTCAAAATCGCGATGCTTGATCCGCTCGATCTTGATACGATTGAATTCTTGCGCGCAAAACTTGGTGTTTGGATAGAAACACATCTCATGACGATTACGAGCTTTAAATATGGTCTTAGGCAATATAAAAAGAAAATTGGCGTAGGATTTAATCAAACAATATCTGAAAACATAGAAAAGTCACTTTTAATTGCCGTGAGCAGTGATACAGATTTGGCAAAAACAGCTTCCGCGGTTCCCATTGTGGCGATCCTTGATAATATCGTGGAGCATGCAGCGGTACTCAATGCTTCCGATATCCATTTTGAGCCGCTCGAAAAAGCTCTCCTGGTACGATTTCGTATCGATGGAATCATGCAGGAAATATTAGCACTTCCCAAAACGATTGCGCCAATTCTTGTTGCGCGGGTGAAAATTCTTGGCAACCTACAAATCGATGAACATAGAACACCCCAAGATGGACGATTTCGTTTTGAAATTGAGGACGGTACAGCTATTGATATTCGTACCAACATCATGCCGATATTCCATGGTGAAAAAGTTGAAATGCGACTATTGAAAAATTCCGCTCGTCCACTTACTCTCGATGACCTGGGTGTTCCTGAAAAAATGCAAACTCGGATTGATGAGGAGATCAAAAAACCCCACGGAATGATATTGGTTACGGGTCCTACGGGACACGGAAAGACAACTACGCTCTATGCAATGCTCAATATTTTGAATACGACAAAAGTAAATATAACGACAATCGAGGATCCGATAGAATATCAAGTATCCGGCATTAATCAAACGCAGGTAAATTCAAAATCAGGCATCACCTTTGCTAATGGTCTGCGTGCACTTTTGCGTCAAAATCCCGACATCATAATGATTGGTGAGATACGTGACAATGAAACAGTAGAAATCGCAGTCCATGCCGCCCTTACGGGACATTTAGTGCTTTCATCTCTTCATACGAATGATGCTCCCTCGGCCCTGCCCCGTCTTCTTGATATGGGTGCTCCCGCATTCCTACTTTCTTCAACCGTGAATCTCGTGATAGCTCAACGCTTAGTTCGTAGGATATGTACATCATGTGTTGAGTCATACCCCATCCCCGCAGAAATAAATCATCTTATTGTGGGGGAGATAAAAACACTTGGTGAAGGTAATATAAAAAATACACCAACTACGCTCTATCGTGGTAAGGGGTGCAAGGTATGCGGCAATACGGGGTTTACGGGACAAATTGGTATCTTCGAGTTGTTCCAGGTGAGTAATGCGATTCGGGAGCTTCTTATGAAAGTTGCTACAGTAGGGGAAATTCGCAAGGTGGCGATTCGTGAAGGAATGGTAACAATGTTTGAGGATGGTCTCGGGAAAGTTGAACGGGGAATGACCACTATTGAGGAAATATTAAGGGTGGTGAGGGAGTAA